Proteins from a single region of Hermetia illucens chromosome 3, iHerIll2.2.curated.20191125, whole genome shotgun sequence:
- the LOC119651857 gene encoding probable cytochrome P450 6a14 isoform X1 — translation MDTVVILASGLSIILVAILWVQKKFDYWRKLGIPYEEPHFFYGNLKGVGQYDHDGLLTQKFYKKHKGKGPVVGVYFFLKPVAILLDINIIKDILIKDFPIFHDRGIFYNERDDPLSAHLVNLSGDKWKELRNKFSPTFSSGKMKMMFSTMLEVAVKLEKKIDQVCRSGKELDIKMLMALFTVDVIGSCAFGLKTNSLEDENNEFFHIGVSVFDKPRHGTRVMFVLHVFREYARKLRIKLFRDEVTKFYSSIVRRTIDYRLANNEERNDFMQLLIELHTKKGKDNLPFNDIVAQAFVFHIAGFETSSATLQFCFYELASNPDIQDKLRHHINEVLEKHDGKLTYEAVMDMKYLDQVINETLRKYPPFGLLFRETSQDYKIPGTDCILHKGTSLYIPIYAIHHDPEFYPNPSKFNPDNFSEEAVKNRHSFAFIPFGAGPRTCIGARFGATQVKIGVITALRRFKYTLSPRTKQPIKLLTKFFIAQPEGGIWLNITPIN, via the exons ATGGATACTGTGGTGATACTAGCTAGTGGCTTATCGATAATCCTAGTTGCTATCTTGTGggtgcaaaaaaaatttgattattGGAGGAAATTGGGAATTCCCTACGAAGAACCGCACTTTTTTTACGGAAATCTCAAAGGTGTTGGGCAATATGACCACGATGGTCTATTGACCCAGAAGTTTTATAAAAAACATAAGGGAAAAGGTCCAGTTGTTGGAGTCTACTTTTTCCTTAAACCAGTTGCAATACTCCTTGATATTAATATTATCAAGGACATCTTAATCAaagattttccaatttttcatgACCGCGGTATCTTTTACAATGAAAGAGATGACCCTCTCTCAGCGCATTTGGTTAACCTGTCCGGAGATAAGTGGAAAGaacttcgaaataaattttcacCAACGTTTTCAAgcggaaaaatgaaaatgatgttCTCAACAATGTTGGAAGTTGCAGTGAAATTGGAAAAGAAAATAGATCAGGTTTGCAGGAGTGGAAAAGAATTGGACATAAAAATGTTGATGGCCCTATTTACGGTGGATGTCATTGGGAGTTGCGCCTTTGGCTTGAAAACAAACAGTTTGGAAGatgaaaataatgaatttttccaTATAGGAGTCAGCGTTTTCGATAAACCTAGACATGGAACAAGAGTCATGTTTGTCCTTCATGTTTTCCGGGAATATGCACGAAAGCTGCGCATCAAACTTTTTCGGGATGAGGTTACAAAATTCTACTCGAGTATTGTTCGTAGAACAATTGACTATCGACTGGCTAATAATGAAGAAAGAAATGATTTTATGCAACTTTTGATTGAGTTGCATACGAAAAAGGGCAAGGATAATTTACCCTTCAATGATATCGTAGCGCAGGCTTTTGTTTTTCACATCGCTGGTTTTGAGACTTCCTCCGCGACTCTTCAGTTCTGCTTTTATGAGCTTGCTTCTAACCCTGATATCCAGGATAAGTTGAGACATCACATCAATGAGGTATTGGAAAAGCACGATGGGAAGCTGACCTATGAAGCTGTAATGGACATGAAGTATCTTGATCAAGTTATAAATG aaactcTTCGAAAATATCCACCCTTCGGCTTGTTATTCCGAGAAACCAGTCAGGACTATAAAATTCCCGGTACTGATTGTATCCTGCATAAAGGGACCAGCTTGTACATACCGATTTACGCCATACACCATGATCCTGAATTCTATCCAAATCCGTCAAAGTTCAACCCTGATAATTTTTCTGAAGAGGCTGTGAAAAATAGGCACTCATTTGCCTTCATCCCATTTGGCGCGGGACCAAGAACTTGTATAGGAGCGCGATTTGGTGCGACCCAAGTAAAAATTGGAGTAATAACCGCGTTACGCAGATTTAAATACACCCTGTCGCCGAGGACTAAACAACCGATAAAGCTACTAACGAAATTTTTTATTGCCCAACCTGAGGGTGGTATCTGGTTGAATATAACCCCAATTAATTGA
- the LOC119651857 gene encoding probable cytochrome P450 6a14 isoform X2 produces MDTVVILASGLSIILVAILWVQKKFDYWRKLGIPYEEPHFFYGNLKGVGQYDHDGLLTQKFYKKHKGKGPVVGVYFFLKPVAILLDINIIKDILIKDFPIFHDRGIFYNERDDPLSAHLVNLSGDKWKELRNKFSPTFSSGKMKMMFSTMLEVAVKLEKKIDQVCRSGKELDIKMLMALFTVDVIGSCAFGLKTNSLEDENNEFFHIGVSVFDKPRHGTRVMFVLHVFREYARKLRIKLFRDEVTKFYSSIVRRTIDYRLANNEERNDFMQLLIELHTKKGKDNLPFNDIVAQAFVFHIAGFETSSATLQFCFYELASNPDIQDKLRHHINEVLEKHDGKLTYEAVMDMKYLDQVINETLRKNPPFGMLSRETTLNYKIPGTDCILEKGTSLHIPIYAIHHDPEFYPNPSKFNPDNFSEEAVKNRHPIAFLPFGAGHRACIGVRFGMMQVKLGVIIGLRKFKYTLSPKTRQPIKLQSKFFVAQPEGGIWLNIESVD; encoded by the exons ATGGATACTGTGGTGATACTAGCTAGTGGCTTATCGATAATCCTAGTTGCTATCTTGTGggtgcaaaaaaaatttgattattGGAGGAAATTGGGAATTCCCTACGAAGAACCGCACTTTTTTTACGGAAATCTCAAAGGTGTTGGGCAATATGACCACGATGGTCTATTGACCCAGAAGTTTTATAAAAAACATAAGGGAAAAGGTCCAGTTGTTGGAGTCTACTTTTTCCTTAAACCAGTTGCAATACTCCTTGATATTAATATTATCAAGGACATCTTAATCAaagattttccaatttttcatgACCGCGGTATCTTTTACAATGAAAGAGATGACCCTCTCTCAGCGCATTTGGTTAACCTGTCCGGAGATAAGTGGAAAGaacttcgaaataaattttcacCAACGTTTTCAAgcggaaaaatgaaaatgatgttCTCAACAATGTTGGAAGTTGCAGTGAAATTGGAAAAGAAAATAGATCAGGTTTGCAGGAGTGGAAAAGAATTGGACATAAAAATGTTGATGGCCCTATTTACGGTGGATGTCATTGGGAGTTGCGCCTTTGGCTTGAAAACAAACAGTTTGGAAGatgaaaataatgaatttttccaTATAGGAGTCAGCGTTTTCGATAAACCTAGACATGGAACAAGAGTCATGTTTGTCCTTCATGTTTTCCGGGAATATGCACGAAAGCTGCGCATCAAACTTTTTCGGGATGAGGTTACAAAATTCTACTCGAGTATTGTTCGTAGAACAATTGACTATCGACTGGCTAATAATGAAGAAAGAAATGATTTTATGCAACTTTTGATTGAGTTGCATACGAAAAAGGGCAAGGATAATTTACCCTTCAATGATATCGTAGCGCAGGCTTTTGTTTTTCACATCGCTGGTTTTGAGACTTCCTCCGCGACTCTTCAGTTCTGCTTTTATGAGCTTGCTTCTAACCCTGATATCCAGGATAAGTTGAGACATCACATCAATGAGGTATTGGAAAAGCACGATGGGAAGCTGACCTATGAAGCTGTAATGGACATGAAGTATCTTGATCAAGTTATAAATG AAACTCTTCGGAAGAATCCACCTTTCGGAATGTTATCCCGAGAAACCACTTTAAACTATAAAATTCCCGGCACGGATTGCATCCTTGAAAAAGGCACTAGTCTGCATATACCAATCTACGCCATACACCATGATCCTGAATTTTATCCAAATCCATCAAAGTTCAATCCAGACAATTTCTCTGAGGAAGCTGTGAAGAATAGACATCCAATTGCCTTCCTCCCATTTGGCGCAGGACACAGGGCTTGTATAGGGGTTCGATTCGGTATGATGCAAGTGAAACTAGGGGTTATTATCGGACTGCGAAAATTCAAGTACACCTTGTCGCCAAAGACTAGACAACCGATAAAGCTTCAATCAAAATTTTTTGTTGCACAACCTGAAGGAGGTATCTGGTTGAATATTGAGTCAGTTGATTGA